The genomic segment ataaactCGAATTTTACAACTAAGCCACATTGTGTGTTAAATTTATAGATCTGTGCATTTAGTTTAATtcctatttatatttcaatattcgaACCAAGGATTGGAactgaacctaaaagaaccggttctggaaccggaaccattaaaatattaagaactggAACCAGAatcgaaacctttattttaataaataaagtgcTGGAACctaattggaatttttaaattgaatagttaCATATCTATCATAGTATAATGGTATTACTGTTTTGCGTACAAactttgtacctacctattataatcatataagttttttaatatttctcatactatttattaagcCCGCATtccggataggtatttaaaattattataatttccggtacctaaattatttgtaacCAGTACCGACATTTTTTGGAACCAATACCTACCTTTATTTCTTTATCAAAAAACCGGAACCGTACcggaaaagtaattttatttttgcagaAACTGTACCGGAATCGAtgccgataaattcaaaaggttccaggcCCTGATTCAGACATTCATAATTTTACCCTCAAATACTTATCAGAAATTAATCGtttgaatgaaaattatttttaaatatacaacagGGCCAAAAATATCgtgttattttaacttataagtattaatgcCTCTAAAGttaggtaaaaaaattgcatttcatAAAACTGGTTCGAAAAAATCTGTTTCATGGAGATAGACAAAACAAGACAAGCTTTTAGAGCTTTACACTTGAATCAATCATTCGGATTTCGAGTTTCTGGTGCTGGATATAATTGCATGTTCAAACGccgagataaaaatatatttaaagaaacatTTGGGTTAACGTTCACTATTTATAATACGGGCGCTAAATAATGCAGGAAagactatttttaaaactatgtaagtacaacatatttttaattataggatattatttaatttcatgaaACTAAGCATAAAGCATAATGTAAAAATGTGATGTGTAAGCAAAAATAGGAAAATATGGATTAAAACCGATTGATTGTAAAATTATCGCTATCgatggtaaatggtaattattattaaagaatcgGTTTCGGTTGTTGGATTGTTGAAGGGGTTCCTGTCAATTTGGATGCAAAGTCCTGCAacctctattataatattataggatatataacgataatgtattatattatattttactgttgtaACGACGAGACGTTTGTTTTTAAGGACATCATATGCCACCGGGATTGACGGGGGATGACAAAAACAAACGACGCGCCGACAATAATAttcgattaataatataatttggcgTCGCGCCTACCTAGACAACCCCTAGGACCACCGCTGAACGCCAAAAAACTAAACTTGTGCCGATTCGCCTCGTTCTCGGCACTGAAGTTTTCCGGATTGAACGTGTCGGGATTGGGATACAGCTGCGGGCAACGGTGTGTGACGTACGGCGACACGAACACGTTGGAGCCCTTCGGCAGTTCGAAGTTcgctgttaaaaaaaaaaaaacaaattaaaatcaacaaaaaaagacATTTACGGTATTCGCACTATTACGCAAACATCGTTTTATCGCACgcgttttatattaaacaacaacaacaacaatgcGATAACGCTTTTATCGActctatctaaaaaaaaacccaactcGGAATTCGTAATGGAATCTCTTTTTTTCGCCTCAGTTATCGAATCGACGAAAAGCGAAAGCTCGTGGATATCTTAGCAGCGCCGtgctactataggtatatataaaatctaattacTATTACGAAATATCATGTTTTACTATCGATCAGGTCTCTCCGTAATAATGTAATCTTATCaatcagtataataatttatacaaaaatgtataggtaccacaGTAAAGTATTAATCcgtttagttaaattaaaatcaataagtcAAAATTCTCTTTTCCCAACATCTTTGCGgcggtgtaatataatattatactcacatcTATCCACATCTATATTTTCGTTTTctctagttttaaatattaaaatgttactgTAAACTGGCTATTTTTAgactaaatacattaatttgaaattgaGAGTACTCgtcgataaattattttattaatttgtttagtttatCCATTAATAGATCGTAAAACTTTTGTTAACATTGCgataacgataattattatacgcgccgaatgtttttgttaataatatactatataatatgtaaatactaagcatacattttaggtatattatagttagatGTATTCTTATAGTTAATGAGACTTACTGAGCTTTAcgttttcgttaatttttctgGAAAAAATTGCTCCGGGAGGAAACAGCCTGAGACTTTCTTTTAACAccatttccaaatatttaaatctaaatatgtCTTCAGGAATGACTTCGCGATCACTGTCTCCTAAGACACTGTAAATCTCATCGTATACTTTATCCTGCGAAAATGTTTGACGTGCAtgaggaataaaaaaaaaaacgatattatgCTAAGAAAAAACTTTTGAATTATACCTGGATATCTTGATGCATGGCAAGTAACAGAATGCAAAAACATTCACTGATGGCACTGGTATCGCTaccctaaaattataaaatatttaaaaatctgaaAACCCGTTGCGTTAATCATTAAACGCATATGCCATATGACACAAGATGGCTTACAtcgtaatatcaatataaaatcagtattattattttttttttttttttgaatgtttgaGGATAGTAGTGATAGTACTTTGACAAAtttatacagtaaatattaggtatattgaatattataataattaaatattaataacataatgaaTTCAATGTTTTCGGCATAAATAAATCAACCTACCGAAATAATACGTATACTTATAgcaaaataaatttctaaaaacaatcataaaatacattttagaaggTAATAAAGTCTGACCTTAACTTAAACTTgaacttattaatgtatttcCTTAAAATACGAATCTGTTCAAcggcatttaaatatttcttatatgtaagtattattataaattataactacataTTCTTATTAGCTAATTACACATGTAATGTACAGTAATCCCTCGTTATCCGCGAAGGTTATACGTTCCAGCAAACCTGCGCGGATAACGAAACCGCGGATAACGAGACCAGTAGTTATCATAGACCCataagtacatatatgtatgtatagtgtatatgtgttatacctatagcgatataacaacaattatctacaattgtcaaaaataaatttacagtaTTAGTGTAATAACGGTAAAGCGTTATCGCAATCGCAAtcgcattaataatttgttatcgtGGACCCAACCGCGGATAATCGAAACCGCGGATAAAAAAAACGCGGATAACCAGGGATTACTgtatatgattataatgataaatgtacatattactattttataaaatataaaatgtttatatttttataataattttatttgtttcctgtttaatttaattacaccaGCTAATGACTTCATTGTTGAAAACAAAGGCAGTTAATGGTGATATAATATTCCTTCCCtgacattttttcaatatttatgatCTTGTaaccataaaatgtatttttaattatcaaatagtGTGCGATGAAAAATCAGCCGCAGCCATGACACAATTATTTGACTGCCACTGAACCTTCTTTatccatatttttgtttttatcatatttaaatggaAAACAACTTTGCTTAAATTTAGTCGGTCGAGAACCATATTATTTGCTAgttattttttgaattcttaTTCATTCCCCAGGATTTTAACGTTGAATTAAATGGCTCGTTACATGTACTATGacctttcataataataataattgtacgtgTCTCTTACCGCAACTGTCATCGTGATAACTTCGTCCTTGAGATCTTCGTCAGTAAAATCAGCTCCTTCGTCGTTCAACTTGAGCAACTTGTCCAAGAACACTTTTGTCGAATTCCTTTCTGtaatgacatttaaatattattatgtatatacattatacatataacatattatacacgatcgttaagtattatattatatttatattacataggtacctacatactaaataatttaattatctaaatattgcATATTACTTTTTTCCGGAACGACTTCGTGAGACTTGTCCGTAGATTGTTGCAACTTTATCGATTTGAATTCTAGTTTCTTATCTCTTATAATCTAAACAGACCCGTAACACTCTAAATTAATGTacattgatacatattatattatatagatatttatataaattcataaacagAGCCGTCTTAAAACATGGACCCcggatccccccccccccaatttctCAAGACCccgatttgtttttgttttttaaatgtaattaccttatacattatttactgatttttttattaaaacgataatttatttagattaaaatcaaaattatgtatGGTACTGATGaaaataactaggtacttaCAAAATGTGTGAGTGAGCTATGCAACTATGCAAGACTTACAAATATCCTtctaactacataataataattatacctattacttaaattaatttttttttaaaatatattttgttaacgggtgtttttaaacataaattccatttaagtatttttaaaaatgtaatacctataatgtactATAGAttcaatattactaaatatatgtagtagtaatagtgttattattcaataatgtagtataaattggaaaattagtatgatttaataatatttaaatttatctttagGTATCTCTTATTAAGAGTAGGGTTGTTTAAACAACCCTCCTCCCCCCCCATCGACCATATTTatgcaaaacatattatatgacgtaCCATATAATTCtgatttctacaaaatattttatcacaatatgGTTCTGTTACTTATTGGATATTAACAACACGAAGATTGCTGACTATAATCATGACAAGTATGTAAAGTCAAGTGTTATacataaaaacctaaaaaaaatatcctttttACGCCTCTGCGTATAATTTTAACTTGTTGGTTATAAAACTgtctaatcaaataatttattattattatacattagcaGTGTGTGGGTatggtatttttatatagaacATTCGTTGCGTATGCATTAAAACACATATTGTATGTTAGGAAAatatacacaacaatattatttaaatattttacgaccCCCGAAGTACACGTTAGGCCCCGAGCTACGCATAACCCTGAGACGGCTCTGTTCACAAGTCGTTATCAAATTAGGTATTGAGCTGACTGACTTGTAACGAGACCCTGTTCAATTGACTCATGTACACGTTCAAACCGGTCAAGTACGTGTAAACAGCGAAAATCTGATCGATGTACAACCACGGCTTCACAATGCACTTGCTTAGTTCTGAAACTCTAAAAACGTgtggtttgtttgtttgtttttgtttttttttttttcgttaaccaATTTCATATCATCGCTTAGacttattaattaagtaaattaaatattatcattataataatctgTTAATTTTACTTCTTCATGGCGAGGACGAATTCCGATAAGGTTCGTTGATCGTTGAGGTTGTAACCCATCGCGGCTTCTATGTATAAAGTAAtagtattttaacataaatcataataggtaataatacgaCATACAGTCGACACGTTATTTGATATCTATAGGTAGGATGACAATACACGATCTCCAAACAATCGTTTTACCGTGTCGATCACCTAACGCAGATGCAAAACTTACGGCTCACGTTATTGAGATTACACGATATTATGTAATCCCAAATGTCAAACGGTTGTGTCTCGCCGACGTGTTTCGAAATGTTTTCAACTAGTTTTTTGTTGTTCTCGTTAAATATTGGGTACAGTTGATCTAAAAACTTTGAACTGAATATCGATGCTATAACGCGACGGTGCTTTTTCCATTTTCCCACTGAAAATCAcgaagacaattattatttttgatacaacGTCACTACCACAGGCTCGTGGTTATGTATCTGGCCACACTGGTCGTTAAATCAGCAGTTAAATTTCCACTCAAAACTAATTTTAGAAtaccgtttatttattttttgtagtaaAGAAACTAATTTCAAATACGGAACtttccaacaaaaaaaaaatgttggctaTTTCAGACCTATGAAATAGTAGGTACACCTCCTAATGGTCGCAACACATAAAGCAACAAAAATAAAGCTACGATTCAATATAGATTTACAACAATATCATTAAAAGTGTAGCCAGTCTATGATCCAATGAccattatttgatttatacaattaatatagtgCACTCCCTAATCACGGGAATTTTGAATTTAGTTGACAAAGTATTATGTACAGAAAAATACTCACTCGGAGCAGTAAATACGCCTTCACCCACTGCGTGTCTTATTATGTGGTAAATCATGCCTTTTTCTAAGGCTTTGGAACTGTTTAAAACTATCTGCAATCAAAAAATACagcaaaagtttttttttattacctacaacCGCTGCCGCTTAACTCGAGttcacatataaaattatactacgtaaaaatataataacgataactTACTTGCACGTCTTCTGGCTTATAAACTCCGACGAAAAAAAATGGGCCTACCCACAATTTTACCGGTTCGTAGTTATATTTTTCGGCCGAttctttaaaattgtacataagTTCTacgaggaaaaaaataaaaatcaatttaaaaattaccataatattaacgGCGACGAACAGCCGTGTGCAAAACGAAAACTACAGTGTTTCCCATCTTTTCGTCAAAATCGACCTATCCGTTTACCGCTAGTACAGCAatatacatttccattttccaacacaacaaatttcagtttttagattttggtaacccttatctaatattatatattatggaccACGTAGAAAACATGTTCACAATCAGTGTCTTTTCTCCATTAATAGGAATGAGAAAAAATGGTTACGTTATAGCTGCAATACATATTGTTATGACAATATTAAGATAAAGttctaattaaaattgtatattattattttattaaaattccaaTTATATATCTTACAGACATTTTCTGTGTAAATAGACTTTAcactaataatttcaaaaagcttcaactattttgaaaatatttttttttcattcataattcaaaaaaaacatttatgaaaaagaattatatttttactatgttttatactttaatcgttatattatttttttaagtttcttaattttatgagtacatttttaattacatattccaaagccaaatattattttattatttggagtattgcagtttataaaaatcaatttttggaCAAGTATAGTAAGATTAGTTGTACctgatcatttaaaatttagattagcGGAATAAAGTGGTATAGTGCCACTGTGGTACCGCGCAAAATGTTCGTCCACTGTTcatataaacttttaataaaaacgaaCTAGGAATCTTTctgaatttgatttttataaattgaaatactcCGAATCATATTCTGCATCAGAGCacggaattaaaaatgtatagtgtcaaatgtcaaatgtcaatcaaaataataatctagttaaaaaaataaaacgataaaaataataaaaatataataatttttgttcagaaatgttgtattgaaatgacatcaaattatgtaaaacaaatattttcaaaaaagttgaaactttttgaaaatttgtgAGTCTAGAATGAAAAGCTTCTAAatcgtttttatgaaattgttcaggagaggAATTTTAAGATTcgagttcaaatattttactccttgaacaacattttgtttaaattaaagttctGAGGCATGCAGCaacttatatagtttaattcacaacattataataataatttgctgtattggttggtattaaaattaataaaatacaaattataaattgtttagtatgaaaaggttctacaatttagaaccttttcatcctaaaaaaaaaaaaaaaattaattagatctttttcattcttatttattatttttattattgttagctGAATCCTTTTCAGAATATTGCTTTCTCATTGCTACCAACCTTCTAACACAAaacaatgtacctaataaatatgaaaCACCGAAATCTATATCTCAATCGTAGacactgataagtgataacaaatttattatattgcctCGAACGTACGGTTGTCGGTCGCTCCGTGTTGTATCCGTGATACGTCAAGTAAAACagactataattttatgattgttattgtgtaccataatattatcgtacaataacaacaataataatattgtactattggtagtgattaatttaattagaaccttttcatactaACGAATCGTTAATAATTAGGTTCTATTAATCGAGCGTTTtcaatttgattaaattgtgtttataatttaatttttagcgaTTTAGAACTATAATAATGAACTATAATCCTGAATGTTAGCTTAAAAGATGCGTCATTGTATTCTAAAACCATTTCTGTTAAAAAgtgacttttgaaaaaaatgcgatttagaaccttttcattctagacCCACTAAATATGAGCGTAAGCTGCGCTTAAATGAatcatctaatattattatatattattatacatttttttttataactaataattatataaaagtatacttaattattctatatatttcaatatagtaTTTTCAAACCATCGTCGGTTCGGATTTCGACTACTGGCGGCTCCTCTCTCTGGGCAGACAACTGTCTAGAGAGTGAGGCCACCATCCCCCgaccgggcatggcagaaacctacgggtgccgcGCCGGTGCCCAActtgaaattctgccaaacctaaaaacacacgtgtttcaaccaaccgttCCTCCCCCCCTCCTACAAAAcaacaaacagctaatggccatagttgtcGGGCTTAAGcttgattaaaaaaaaggcattttttttatagtaaggGGCTACCAAAATCTAAACGCTGTAATTTGTTGTGACcgacaatgaaaataataatataataataatatactggcAGTAAAACGGGTAGGTCGATTTCGGTGAAATGTGAAACTGCCGGGGGTTCTCACTCTCGGGGGTCGTGCTCAGATCAAAAATCGATCCTTTTAACGGGTACGACGGTGGGCCCTTTAACTTGTCGGCGAGCCGATAAAATTGTCTGTACTGCCATCGCATGCGGCACCACAGCACGACGAAAATCACTATTGAAGCGTAAAAGTACAGTTCGCTTTTCGTCATCGGCAAGGCGTGCGCTGCGTTGTGTATcttcaaacagaaaaaaaaattaataataataaacaaaactttttttttaataaataatatattatgttgttctcggaaaaaaaatacaaaattaaaaacaaatatttatttatttaaaaaccgtTTGATTTCTGTTGTAATAATTACGGtgacgttaaaatattatgttttttttctactcTTTGTGTTTCAAAGACAAACAGCGTACCTACGATATTTTCCAAATCGCTTCGCGGGaaatgattacaatataatgttccccacaaataaaacataatcgACGAAAACGTTTATAAGCCAATTCTCCGTTTAAATAATAGCGAGGATGTCCAGATGAACTCGGCACCGTCGTCAAAGGCCGGAGACaatttactatacctaatataatattttttatatcgatCGGTAAAGCCTCatattagataatatgtataactatttGACGACACCGAtcacaataatactatttatacttcATACGACACACGCCtagcatagtatattataacacttacGCGCGATATTATAAACCGGTTCCAATAATACTATTTAGATtgctgtataatacatattatataatgttataatgatcAAATGTGGGTAATTGAATTAAAGCAATTAACTTTAGTTAAGTTAAGTCAACGTTTAGATCGCTAAGCTAtaaataaacagttaaaaaacaatatgtttaaCTCTAgatgttaaatgtttaaatagctAACGTGGAAATAAACCTATAACCAATAACTTTAACATAGTTAAAAACgaagtttttttaaactaatttttaattaccacCTAGGTCACATGGTAGTGCaactttcaattttattaaaattataactaaacatTAAGCGGAAAATTCATATTATCCTATGTCTTCTTATCACATGCGCTAGCTTTAGTCTGTACTGCAGggcttgtatttgaaaaaaaatccgttttatgttatttacaattaaaacgttacacaatttttgcgtttatcgttatttagaactaaaacgtAGGATTTATTAACTGATTAATTTGATGTATAAATCTCGTTAACTAGTTGTTGAGTTAGTTATAAAACTAACTAACCGGCCgagttcaaaaatgtttaaaaaatattgactttttaacattatttctgctatttaactacctaattaatatcCGCATTTCTTTCATAttctaaagaatataatatcattattgttattatgacgAGGTGGTAAACCATACTTACGGCCATTCTCATTTGCGCAAACATGGTGTGCGATGGTCTCGACGGTGACGGGAACGATGCAGTAATAATGCAAAGCGTCGaaaactaaaaaccaaaaatatattttatcgttctTATACAACGTCGCAACCGAGGGCAAAGGCGAATgcacattcatattattacattcgcCTCACCGTGTTGGACAAGCCCTCGCCAAATTCGACGCTAATTCCATTGTTTTCGATACGGTGTTAATAAATACtgcaatatatcattattattaccatcgtTATCGTCGTAGTATTGTGCACTATGCGTTTAGATCTTCGATGTCGCTGATTATGAGTCTCCATATATTGCAGATAAATCactattaaaatgtcaaaagtAATCATATTAGTGTGATTGCTGTTTTTGTtcgatcaataaaaaatctaatacaattatttatacctaataattattattattataaaccatacaggctgtttatttttatgacttATATCGTCGATGAGTGTTGACAGTAGGTATAGATAAAATCGACTGTATTATGATTACCATAGGCTCAAATCGCAGGGTATAAGAGGGCTTAGCTctccaaaatataattttttagttgtttGGAATTGgagccccctcccccccccccaaccactcacaatttaaaaccaatattaaggattattttatttagtaggtacatattataatagtttaataattattattattcagtaactacttatttaaattttgatttatatattatcaaaaatcatTGGTTTAACGtgtgtagtaaaaaaaaattgatcgtaTGTCCACTCCTTGAACAGTTAAATGGTATACAACATCGAAGTGTCAAATAATATGGGTTATAAgaacctataattaataattccaaaaattacaattgaatAAACGCATGGATAAAAGGGGAGTTAACATGCTTAGTGAATcactcaattataattatatggtatTAATGTTTACCGTTTTTCCATTCaaaaagttgtatttatttatttttattatttagtttttttttactgtttatcATCTTTgagtattacaattatatattatgctaatattaatttgtaatatacttcaaaaataataatatttattgagtataacaaattataattaattaaacgtttttaattatgacatttgaaatattaaagtgataaacaaaaacctaataaaaatcacggacatgttatttaataatgtttataaaatacaagtaatactttttgaagaaaaaaatatgggaACTCGCCATGAAATCtgttgtatagtaggtatatctcGCCATTTAgtagatcactgtaatggatgacgttatgttaaatttgaattgataataaatcataacataCAAAAAACGAGTAGGTACAGGCGGAGATAGTCTGTAGTTagtctataatactataagtatattttattatattatatttatattgcaattGAAGGGTGCAAatccaaaacgtggtattgccaaaattTCGAAAACCGAGTTAAACTACTTAAACATCGAATTTTATGGGAAAAAATGTgagaaattcaattttgtagtcagaattaaattatatcgattacttttgtgaataaaatcgattttaaaactgatgttcAATGCATAACGTGATATTGCCAGATTTAATGTCAATGCAAATCGTGGTATTACAATACTACATGTTCAAGTCAATACGTATTATTGCCATGCTATTTGTAATGTGgcatatttgttataattgcataaacattgatattatcataaattattacgtATTGTTATTTATGGATATTTAGGTATCAGTAACCTAAAATTATAGATTTCGAACTGCAAAATAGGTAGTTTACAATTTTTCGTGATCTTGTCAAAATTAGAACTTCTAACgcttaacaaaaatatttaaaaaataatatcatgtctAGGAAAAACCAATATGTATATTTGTGGAATATGTTGTCACTACAGTTTCTCACTTTTAAATtcataacaaaaaacaatatttcaaaaactagttttgagtaaaaattctcgtttttccttaatactgggtgttttttacttttgacaccTTAAATTAGTACCAACTAGATGCAATTTCCTACTTGAAACTAcattcaaaaaatacaattgaagGATTTTTACTGTTCAGACGGATGTAATTGTGTGAaagacacaaaataataataaactaaaaacataCATATCAATGTAAAACCAGCATTGGCCACTACCACATTAATAAAACCACATTTAGGGCTCCAATAGTCCAatcataatctaaaatttaaaatatttttcactcattgcaattttattgttttcaaattattgctGATTTCTAGCCACAGCGGTTAAtccaattaaatatatgtacctataaagtacctataggttagATATAATCGAACAACACATTTTCGgcacaaaattatttacaaagtaACCCAACacggtaaataattaataaagggTGTAACCAAAACCCCAGCGAAACACAACGGCTAATGATCTCTGATTATACGCTGGGTGAACATATATAGACTGCTGTAAAGTGAAGAAATCAATCAACGTCTTAATTAAAACTTGTCGATTAAGTGGAAACTAGCTCCGCACAATATTTGATTCCTCTGATAATAATCAACGATCAACTTACTTCACTTAAGTAGGTAGCAAATTATGCACACTGTGCGTTTTGTACTGTCGCAGTAGCGTATTTGAGGGGCCTAGAGGGGGAGGAGATAGGGGAAATACCCCCTCATACAGAAGTATTTTTACAAAtcatatcttataaattataataatatggtttcaaGTGTTTCTAAATTCAATgagcaattaataattaattttgttttttataagaaaatatgttttactatCACATGTTGATAAACAGCGTTGTACCTACATTGGTTTTATTGTGCATAGATTTCCCGGgtgatttaagatttttttccaaatggatcgaacaaatttaattacaatactaAACACGACTGATTAAATGCAAC from the Acyrthosiphon pisum isolate AL4f chromosome X, pea_aphid_22Mar2018_4r6ur, whole genome shotgun sequence genome contains:
- the LOC100161319 gene encoding cytochrome P450 4C1 produces the protein MFAQMRMAIHNAAHALPMTKSELYFYASIVIFVVLWCRMRWQYRQFYRLADKLKGPPSYPLKGSIFDLSTTPEKLMYNFKESAEKYNYEPVKLWVGPFFFVGVYKPEDVQIVLNSSKALEKGMIYHIIRHAVGEGVFTAPMGKWKKHRRVIASIFSSKFLDQLYPIFNENNKKLVENISKHVGETQPFDIWDYIISCNLNNVSQAAMGYNLNDQRTLSEFVLAMKKVSELSKCIVKPWLYIDQIFAVYTYLTGLNVYMSQLNRVSLQIIRDKKLEFKSIKLQQSTDKSHEVVPEKKRNSTKVFLDKLLKLNDEGADFTDEDLKDEVITMTVAGSDTSAISECFCILLLAMHQDIQDKVYDEIYSVLGDSDREVIPEDIFRFKYLEMVLKESLRLFPPGAIFSRKINENVKLTNFELPKGSNVFVSPYVTHRCPQLYPNPDTFNPENFSAENEANRHKFSFLAFSGGPRGCLGVKYAMISMKLMMVAVLRRYSVHTDCKLSEIEMQIDLLAKKANGYPITIRPRERTQDR